The Fibrobacter sp. UWR4 genomic interval TAGATGAAAAGATGATTCGAGATTTTAAGATTCATCTGCAGGAAAAGGGGAATAAGCCGGCGACTGTGACAAAGGCGTTGTCGGTATTTCGGATTTTTGTCAATCGCCTGCGTAAGGAAGGGCTGATTGAAAACGATCCGTTTGTTGGAGTAAAAATTGGTCGAGTCTATACGCGTCGCGGCTTTTTGACGATGCGAGAATTGA includes:
- a CDS encoding phage integrase SAM-like domain-containing protein; its protein translation is MLFYDAAIDDLKNNPGELTEATIRTYQWNLRKIRDFMPEMECNSIDEKMIRDFKIHLQEKGNKPATVTKALSVFRIFVNRLRKEGLIENDPFVGVKIGRVYTRRGFLTMRELKQL